In the genome of Populus alba chromosome 11, ASM523922v2, whole genome shotgun sequence, one region contains:
- the LOC118031258 gene encoding protein DETOXIFICATION 40 isoform X2: MYLATHTKSYNKECETQIMSSNSIENTVDDSSTGNDEIHQPMLLDKQPSQEPVISSELEDVLSDTSLSYFKRLQRATLIELKILFKLAGPAVVVYLLNNVISMSTQILCGHLGNLELAASSLGNNGIQIFAYGLMLGMGSAVETLCGQAYGAHKYEMLGIYLQRSTVLLMATGIPLMMIYIFSKSLLILLGESDTIASAAAVFVYGLIPQIFAYAANFPIQKFLQAQSIIFPSAYISAGVLVVHLLLSWIAIYKLGWGLLGASLVLSLSWWVLVGAQFAYVLASRNFKHTWKGFSLQAFSGLWEFFKLSIASAVMLCLETWYYQILVLIAGLLKDAEIALDSLTVCMTISGWVFMISVGFNAAASVRVSNELGAGHPKSASFAVVAVTLSSFIIALALAIVLLFLRHVISYAFTGGSTVADAVAELSPFLAISILLNGVQPVLSGVAVGCGWQAFVAYVNVGCYYFIGIPLGCVLGFKLDFGVKEARLFKLSYYYGLPFVRTGIKRLRKQQIG; this comes from the exons ATGTACTTAGCCACCCATACAAAATCCTATAACAAAGAGTGTGAAACACAAATCATGTCCTCCAACAGTATTGAAAACACAGTAGATGACTCCAGTACTGGAAATGATGAGATTCATCAACCCATGTTGCTAGACAAGCAACCATCCCAGGAGCCAGTAATCAGTTCTGAACTCGAAGATGTACTATCAGATACAAGTTTGTCATACTTTAAGCGACTCCAAAGAGCCACCTTAATTGAGTTAAAGATACTCTTCAAGCTAGCAGGACCAGCAGTTGTGGTTTACTTGCTCAACAATGTGATTTCCATGTCAACCCAGATCTTATGTGGTCATCTTGGCAATCTTGAGCTTGCTGCTTCCTCACTTGGCAACAACGGAATCCAAATTTTTGCCTATGGCCTTATG TTAGGGATGGGAAGCGCGGTGGAGACACTATGTGGCCAAGCATACGGGGCACACAAGTATGAAATGTTGGGGATATATCTTCAGAGATCAACAGTACTCCTCATGGCAACTGGGATTCCACTTATGATGATATACATATTTTCTAAGTCTCTCTTGATCTTACTAGGTGAATCAGACACCATTGCATCAGCAGCTGCAGTATTTGTGTATGGCCTTATTCCACAGATATTTGCTTATGCTGCCAATTTTCCCATACAAAAGTTCTTACAAGCTCAAAGCATAATTTTCCCTAGCGCATACATATCAGCTGGTGTCCTTGTGGTGCACCTTTTACTGAGTTGGATTGCAATTTACAAATTGGGATGGGGGTTGCTTGGTGCCTCATTGGTTTTGAGCTTGTCATGGTGGGTTTTAGTGGGGGCACAGTTTGCTTACGTTCTAGCAAGCCGAAATTTCAAGCACACATGGAAGGGGTTTAGTTTACAGGCCTTTTCTGGCTTATGGGAATTCTTCAAGTTATCGATCGCATCAGCTGTTATGTTATGCCTTGAGACTTGGTACTACCAGATTCTTGTTTTGATTGCTGGTCTACTCAAAGATGCTGAAATTGCCTTGGACTCTCTGACAGTTTG CATGACAATATCAGGATGGGTGTTCATGATCTCAGTTGGTTTCAACGCAGCAGCAAG TGTAAGAGTAAGCAATGAATTAGGAGCTGGACATCCCAAATCAGCATCATTTGCTGTAGTGGCTGTAACTTTAAGCTCCTTCATTATAGCTCTGGCCCTAGCTATTGTTCTGCTCTTCCTTCGCCATGTGATCAGCTACGCCTTCACTGGTGGTTCCACAGTTGCCGACGCTGTCGCAGAACTCTCTCCTTTCTTGGCCATCTCTATTTTACTGAATGGAGTCCAGCCTGTTTTATCTG GTGTAGCTGTTGGATGTGGATGGCAAGCATTTGTTGCATACGTCAATGTTGGATGCTATTATTTTATTGGTATCCCGTTGGGATGTGTTCTTGGCTTCAAGTTGGACTTTGGTGTTAAG GAGGCACGCTTATTCAAACTATCATATTATTATGGGTTACCTTTCGTACGGACTGGAATAAAGAg GTTGAGAAAGCAACAAATCGGTTGA
- the LOC118031258 gene encoding protein DETOXIFICATION 40 isoform X1 — MYLATHTKSYNKECETQIMSSNSIENTVDDSSTGNDEIHQPMLLDKQPSQEPVISSELEDVLSDTSLSYFKRLQRATLIELKILFKLAGPAVVVYLLNNVISMSTQILCGHLGNLELAASSLGNNGIQIFAYGLMLGMGSAVETLCGQAYGAHKYEMLGIYLQRSTVLLMATGIPLMMIYIFSKSLLILLGESDTIASAAAVFVYGLIPQIFAYAANFPIQKFLQAQSIIFPSAYISAGVLVVHLLLSWIAIYKLGWGLLGASLVLSLSWWVLVGAQFAYVLASRNFKHTWKGFSLQAFSGLWEFFKLSIASAVMLCLETWYYQILVLIAGLLKDAEIALDSLTVCMTISGWVFMISVGFNAAASVRVSNELGAGHPKSASFAVVAVTLSSFIIALALAIVLLFLRHVISYAFTGGSTVADAVAELSPFLAISILLNGVQPVLSGVAVGCGWQAFVAYVNVGCYYFIGIPLGCVLGFKLDFGVKGIWSGMIGGTLIQTIILLWVTFRTDWNKEVEKATNRLNIWDNIKQPLLKD, encoded by the exons ATGTACTTAGCCACCCATACAAAATCCTATAACAAAGAGTGTGAAACACAAATCATGTCCTCCAACAGTATTGAAAACACAGTAGATGACTCCAGTACTGGAAATGATGAGATTCATCAACCCATGTTGCTAGACAAGCAACCATCCCAGGAGCCAGTAATCAGTTCTGAACTCGAAGATGTACTATCAGATACAAGTTTGTCATACTTTAAGCGACTCCAAAGAGCCACCTTAATTGAGTTAAAGATACTCTTCAAGCTAGCAGGACCAGCAGTTGTGGTTTACTTGCTCAACAATGTGATTTCCATGTCAACCCAGATCTTATGTGGTCATCTTGGCAATCTTGAGCTTGCTGCTTCCTCACTTGGCAACAACGGAATCCAAATTTTTGCCTATGGCCTTATG TTAGGGATGGGAAGCGCGGTGGAGACACTATGTGGCCAAGCATACGGGGCACACAAGTATGAAATGTTGGGGATATATCTTCAGAGATCAACAGTACTCCTCATGGCAACTGGGATTCCACTTATGATGATATACATATTTTCTAAGTCTCTCTTGATCTTACTAGGTGAATCAGACACCATTGCATCAGCAGCTGCAGTATTTGTGTATGGCCTTATTCCACAGATATTTGCTTATGCTGCCAATTTTCCCATACAAAAGTTCTTACAAGCTCAAAGCATAATTTTCCCTAGCGCATACATATCAGCTGGTGTCCTTGTGGTGCACCTTTTACTGAGTTGGATTGCAATTTACAAATTGGGATGGGGGTTGCTTGGTGCCTCATTGGTTTTGAGCTTGTCATGGTGGGTTTTAGTGGGGGCACAGTTTGCTTACGTTCTAGCAAGCCGAAATTTCAAGCACACATGGAAGGGGTTTAGTTTACAGGCCTTTTCTGGCTTATGGGAATTCTTCAAGTTATCGATCGCATCAGCTGTTATGTTATGCCTTGAGACTTGGTACTACCAGATTCTTGTTTTGATTGCTGGTCTACTCAAAGATGCTGAAATTGCCTTGGACTCTCTGACAGTTTG CATGACAATATCAGGATGGGTGTTCATGATCTCAGTTGGTTTCAACGCAGCAGCAAG TGTAAGAGTAAGCAATGAATTAGGAGCTGGACATCCCAAATCAGCATCATTTGCTGTAGTGGCTGTAACTTTAAGCTCCTTCATTATAGCTCTGGCCCTAGCTATTGTTCTGCTCTTCCTTCGCCATGTGATCAGCTACGCCTTCACTGGTGGTTCCACAGTTGCCGACGCTGTCGCAGAACTCTCTCCTTTCTTGGCCATCTCTATTTTACTGAATGGAGTCCAGCCTGTTTTATCTG GTGTAGCTGTTGGATGTGGATGGCAAGCATTTGTTGCATACGTCAATGTTGGATGCTATTATTTTATTGGTATCCCGTTGGGATGTGTTCTTGGCTTCAAGTTGGACTTTGGTGTTAAG GGAATATGGTCTGGGATGATAGGAGGCACGCTTATTCAAACTATCATATTATTATGGGTTACCTTTCGTACGGACTGGAATAAAGAg GTTGAGAAAGCAACAAATCGGTTGAATATATGGGACAACATCAAGCAGCCTCTTTTGAAGGATTAA
- the LOC118031264 gene encoding protein DETOXIFICATION 40, translating to MATSSDDNRIIYAEDESYQPILHAKRSFSADTVSSELEDILCNMELSRSHRILRATWVELKILFPLAAPAIVVYLLNFFVSISTQMFCGHLGNLELAAASLGNNGIQGLVFGVMLGMGSAVETLCGQAFGANKYEMLGVYMQRSTILLTLAGLVLMFIYIFCKPILIGLHESPAISSAAAIFVYGLIPQIFAYACNFPIQKFLQAQSVIFPSTCISAAALVLHLILCWVVIFKLGGGLLGAGLVTSFSWWVIVVAQFVYILVSKKFKHTWRGFSILAFSGLWDFFKLSLASGVMLCLEFWYYQILTLIAGLLKNAEVSLDALSICMTINGWCFMVSVGFQAAASVRVSNELGAGHPRATSFSVIVVNLCSLLLSVILAVIVLLLRHVISYAFTSGTVVSDAVSELSPFLAASIVLGGVQPVLSGVAVGCGWQAFVAYVNLACYYIIGIPLGCVLGFACDMGAKGIWTGMLGGTAVQTLVLLWATFRTNWDKEVEKAQSRLDTWDATKEPLLKE from the exons ATGGCCACCTCCAGCGACGACAACAGGATAATTTATGCTGAAGATGAGTCTTATCAGCCAATATTGCATGCCAAGAGATCATTCTCCGCGGACACAGTGAGTTCTGAACTTGAAGATATATTATGTAACATGGAATTATCCCGCTCTCATCGAATCCTAAGAGCCACCTGGGTTGAACTGAAAATCCTGTTTCCTCTAGCAGCGCCAGCAATCGTGGTTTACTTGCTCAACTTTTTTGTTTCCATATCCACTCAAATGTTTTGTGGTCATCTTGGCAATCTTGAACTTGCTGCTGCCTCTCTTGGCAATAATGGCATCCAAGGTCTTGTCTTTGGAGTTATG TTGGGAATGGGAAGTGCAGTGGAGACACTATGTGGGCAAGCGTTTGGAGCAAACAAGTACGAAATGCTAGGCGTATACATGCAAAGATCGACGATTCTCCTCACTTTAGCTGGGCTTGTACTTATGTTTATATACATCTTTTGCAAGCCTATCTTAATTGGACTACACGAATCGCCTGCCATTTCATCTGCAGCTGCAATTTTTGTCTATGGTCTAATCCCTCAAATCTTTGCTTACGCTTGCAATTTCCCCATACAAAAATTCTTGCAAGCTCAAAGTGTGATTTTCCCTAGTACATGCATATCAGCTGCTGCTCTTGTGCTTCATCTAATCCTATGTTGGGTTGTGATTTTCAAGCTTGGAGGCGGTTTGTTGGGTGCGGGACTGGTAACGAGTTTTTCATGGTGGGTTATAGTGGTAGCCCAGTTTGTGTACATCCTAGTAAGCAAGAAGTTCAAGCACACGTGGAGGGGATTTAGTATACTGGCCTTCTCTGGGTTGTGGGATTTCTTCAAGCTGTCCCTGGCATCAGGTGTGATGCTCTGCCTTGAGTTTTGGTACTACCAGATATTAACATTGATTGCAGGGTTGCTAAAAAATGCTGAAGTTTCCTTGGACGCCCTGTCCATCTG CATGACTATAAACGGATGGTGTTTTATGGTCTCTGTCGGTTTCCAAGCGGCTGCAAG CGTGAGAGTAAGCAACGAGTTGGGTGCTGGACATCCCAGAGCAACATCATTTTCTGTCATAGTAGTAAATTTATGCTCACTGCTCCTCTCTGTGATCCTGGCTGTTATTGTGCTCTTACTGCGGCATGTCATAAGCTATGCCTTCACCAGCGGTACAGTGGTTTCCGATGCTGTTTCAGAGCTATCTCCTTTCCTCGCAGCCTCCATCGTGCTAGGAGGAGTCCAACCTGTTTTATCTG GAGTGGCTGTTGGGTGCGGATGGCAAGCCTTTGTTGCTTATGTCAATCTTGCATGTTACTACATCATTGGCATCCCGTTGGGCTGCGTTCTTGGCTTTGCATGCGACATGGGAGCAAAG GGAATATGGACCGGAATGTTAGGAGGCACAGCTGTGCAGACTTTAGTCTTGTTATGGGCTACATTTCGAACAAACTGGGACAAAGAG GTGGAGAAAGCTCAAAGTCGTTTAGATACATGGGATGCTACTAAGGAACCACTTTTAAAAGAGTAA
- the LOC118031263 gene encoding protein DETOXIFICATION 40, whose amino-acid sequence MATSSDDNRIEYAEDESYQSIMHDKRSFSGEAVSSELEDILSNMELSRSKRILRATWVELKILFPLAAPAIVVYMLNYLVSISTQMFCGHLGNLELAAASLGNVGVQGFVFGIMLGMGSAVETLCGQAFGANKYEMLGVYMQRSTILLTLTGLVLMFIYIFCKPILLGLHESPAIASAAALFVYGLIPQIFAYACNFPIQKFLQAQSVIFPSTCISAAALVLHLILCWVVIFKLGGGLLGASLVTSFSWWVIVVAQFVYILVSTKFKHTWRGFSVQAFTGLWDFFKLSLASGVMLCLELWYYQILTLIAGLLKNAEISLDALSICTTINGWCIMISVGFQAAASVRVSNELGAGHPKATSFSIVIVNLCSLLISAILAVAVLLLRHVISYAFTSGTVVSDAVAELSPFLAASIVLNGVQPVLSGVAVGCGWQAFVAYVNVACYYIIGIPLGCVLGFVCDMGTKGIWTGMLGGTIVQTIVLLWATIRTNWVKEVEKAQSRLDKWDDNKEPLLRE is encoded by the exons ATGGCGACCTCTAGTGACGACAACAGAATAGAGTATGCTGAAGATGAGTCTTATCAGTCAATAATGCATGACAAAAGATCATTCTCCGGGGAGGCAGTGAGTTCTGAACTTGAAGACATATTATCTAATATGGAGTTGTCCAGATCTAAGCGAATCCTAAGAGCCACCTGGGTTGAACTCAAAATCCTCTTTCCTCTAGCAGCACCAGCAATTGTGGTTTACATGCTCAATTATCTTGTTTCCATATCAACTCAAATGTTTTGTGGTCATCTTGGCAATCTTGAACTTGCTGCTGCCTCTCTTGGCAACGTGGGTGTCCAAGGTTTTGTCTTTGGAATTATG TTGGGAATGGGAAGTGCAGTGGAGACACTATGTGGGCAAGCGTTTGGAGCAAACAAGTACGAAATGCTAGGCGTATATATGCAAAGATCGACGATTCTCCTCACTTTAACTGGGCTTGTACTTATGTTCATCTACATCTTTTGCAAGCCTATCTTACTTGGACTACACGAATCACCTGCCATTGCATCTGCAGCTGCACTTTTTGTCTATGGTCTAATCCCTCAAATCTTTGCTTACGCTTGCAATTTCCCCATACAAAAGTTCTTGCAAGCTCAAAGTGTGATTTTCCCTAGTACATGCATATCAGCTGCTGCTCTTGTGCTTCATCTAATCCTATGCTGGGTTGTAATTTTCAAGCTTGGAGGAGGGTTGTTGGGTGCATCATTGGTAACTAGTTTTTCATGGTGGGTTATAGTGGTGGCCCAGTTTGTTTACATTCTAGTAAGCACGAAGTTCAAGCACACATGGAGGGGATTTAGCGTACAGGCCTTCACTGGGTTATGGGATTTCTTCAAGCTGTCCCTTGCATCGGGTGTGATGCTATGCCTTGAGCTTTGGTACTACCAAATACTAACTCTGATCGCTGGATTGCTCAAAAATGCTGAAATTTCCTTGGACGCTCTGTCCATCTG CACGACGATAAATGGTTGGTGTATCATGATCTCAGTCGGTTTTCAGGCAGCTGCAAG TGTGAGAGTAAGCAATGAGCTGGGCGCTGGACATCCGAAAGCAACATCATTTTCTATTGTAATAGTAAATTTATGCTCGCTGCTCATCTCTGCGATCTTGGCTGTTGCTGTGCTCTTACTGCGGCATGTCATAAGCTATGCCTTCACCAGCGGTACAGTAGTTTCCGATGCTGTTGCAGAGCTATCTCCTTTCCTCGCAGCCTCCATCGTGCTTAATGGAGTCCAACCTGTTTTGTCTG GAGTGGCTGTTGGATGCGGATGGCAAGCATTTGTTGCTTATGTCAATGTTGCATGTTACTACATCATCGGCATCCCGTTGGGTTGCGTTCTTGGCTTTGTATGCGACATGGGGACGAAG GGAATATGGACAGGGATGTTAGGAGGCACAATTGTTCAGACTATAGTCTTATTGTGGGCTACAATTCGGACAAACTGGGTAAAAGAG gtggAGAAAGCTCAGAGTCGATTGGATAAGTGGGATGATAACAAGGAACCGCTTTTGAGGGAGTAA